The sequence CAGATTCATCACTAACATAAGAGCATCATCTTTTCTTTAAACATCATAATGCTCCTTTAACTAGCAGCTTCTGCTTCTCTTTCTCATCACAAATGAAGTTCGATAAACTGTTCCTCCGTATTGTTTTCTGTATCAATAGTTTACCAAGGCAGTAACAGAAATGTTGTaacatcttttattagattttgtgCCAACCAATTAATCTATTGAGTTTTAGAACAAGTTAAATAATCAATCTAAGAATATCACCTCATAAACTTCTGAGTTGATTAATGACACTGCCTTGGCAACGTGTGACGCGAGTCCATATATGTTGACTACTCCTTCTGAATGTGAACCACCTTTTTCGATCTGAACATTCAACATTTATAATAAGCAGGTATGAACAGAGACAATTATATATTGTTCTAATACACTCTCGTTTAAAGATATGAGCCGTTTTGATCCGAACCCAACCCGACCCGCCCCGCCCACTTTGGCAGCCTTATATATCAAGATGGGCAAATGAAATGACTAACCTCAATCCATGTACTAGATAAAGTTTCAATTGACATGATATGATTGACTTTATCTTCCATCAGAAGCTCAATATGTAAACATAAAACAGATAAGAACATAATAGAACAACAAAATAACAAACAACGGTTTACGAGTATAATTTATCACCTTGTTCATGGGGATCTTCTTTTTGTAGTTTCCAACAGTTGGTGGCATTAAAATTATTGAGTAAACCGGGCAAAAATACTTCTGCATACATTTCACGAGATGTaagtatacataatatatatgctATATGAATTTGCGGACATAGTCCAACGGTTCCCCCATGTCCTTTGAGTCATGGGATAGGGGATAAAGAGAGGTCATGCGTTCGATCCTTAGGATGAAataattttctttaaaccaatcgaacactaataatggtggtatatattgaccctatagggaggttttaccggattcgttcacggacctttacccggaacactgcccgaatggatgtgttctcgggtaccgtcgatcgggttcgggtttccgtccgaacgtgtgtgttacgtgcagatgatgagggtcgttgatataaatgatctactgatgtcaaaaaatcgcggctcaaaaaatatatatatatatatatatatatatatatatatatatatatatatatatatatatatatatatatatatatatatataatctcaaAAACACCCtggaaatttgaatatgattaaccTGTAGAATTTTATCGAGGACGATTCGTTCACCAGTTGTCACTTGGTCAACTGTACCTGAAAACTCAATACACGATTGACCATCAGGAATAGTTTCAGGATTACACAATATCCAAATTTTGGATTCCGAGACTCTTTCATTGCTCTCCAGTTCTTCGAGTTTTACCCGAAAAGCTTTGAAAatctgtgaatatatatatatatatatatatatatatatatatatatatatatatatatatatatatatagaggcgggatcaatggggaagtaaccaatcgggaggaagcgggggaagcaaaaaaaaaaaaaaattcgtttttttggattttttttttcaggcatcaagatcacacgaaaatatgaacatttaaaaagacacttcgtgatgaatgttattactttggcggaaaaacgatcgacaaaaataacatccaagataatattgttcgtgaagaatgttaacgtttttttttcttcatgttttgtgaaagtaaaatttagcccgatttagagtttagggtttagggtttggtgttttgagtttatggaataaacccaaaacaccaaaccctaaaccctaaactctaaaccgttcgtgttaaaaactcaatctaaatcctaaatctaaaccctaaatctaaaccctaatatctaaaccctataaaccctaatatctaaaacctcaacatacactcgaaaaacgcgataattgttatatattacttcttcgagcgttttcccgccaaaataaaaacatttatcacaaagtgtctttattaaatgttcatattttcatccaatctataatgttcgtgaacaaagttttttcaaaaaacaataaaaaaaaattgcttccccccgcttcccccgattggttacttccctcttgatcctaccactatatatatatatatatatatatatatatatatatatatatatatatatatatatatatatatatatatatatatatatatatatagtggtaggatcaagagggaagtaaccattcggggggaagcggggggaagcaaaaacttttttttttcgttttttgaaaaaactttgttcacgaacattatagatgagatgaaaatatgaacatttagtagagacactttgtgataaatgtttttattttgacggaaaaacgctcgaagaagtaatatataacaattatcgtgtttttcgagcgtattttgaggttttagctattggggtttagatattagggtttatagggtttagatattagggtttagaaatttagggtttagggtttagattttagggtttagatttaggatttagattgagtttttaacacgaacggtttagagtttagggtttagggtttagggtttggtgttttgggtttattccataaacccaaaacaccaaaccctaaaccctaaactctaaaccgttcgtgttaaaaactccataaacccaaaacaccaaaccctaaaccctaaaccctaaactctaaaccgttcgtgttaaaaactcaatctaaaccctaaaatctaaaccctaaaccctaaatttctaaaccctaatatctaaaccctaatatctaaaccccaatagctaaaacctcaaaatacgctcgaaaaacacgataattattatatattacttcttcgagcgttttcccgccaaaataaaaacatttatcacaaagtgtctctactaaatgttcatattttcatctcatctataatgttcgtgaacaaagttttttcaaaaaatgaaaaaaaaaaaaaaaattttgcttccccccgattccccccgaatggttacttccctcttgatcctaccaatatatatatatatatatatatatatatatatatatatatatatatatatatatatatatatatattacaattacaaGTTATATTCATCAGTAATACAATGGTTCGGTATTTGAAGAAATAAACGTATATTTGACGTCACATCTTCTCTATATATTAAAGCATGGTGCTTATTATATAAGATAAAAAAAGGTTCGCTTACAAGAACCAATCGTATCCATACATCAGTTGTATATCACACAAATCTGATGGTGTAGATTTATCTACATTAAGAATACTCTCTTTCCTAACAAGATTTTGTGTAATTCACCAATATACCCCTATTATATCCACGCTCAACTCATCACTTACACTGACAAAATCCCAATCGAGTCATAAACCCTAACATCCCTAATCTCCCAGATCCTCATCAATCAATTAATTCGTAGAATTTTATTATACATGTCACGATTACACATACACAAAATCCAATCGATACATAAACCCTAAAATTCCTATTCTCCCAAATCCTCATCAATTTAATTggtacatttaattatttatacaGGTCACGAATTTCAGAACCATTACAGTATTCTATTATTTGATATCCGACGAATCTGTACACCATGAATCAATTTCGTATTACAGAATTACAACTTCGAGCATTCATATTCAGCAATTCGGTTTTAGGGTTACAGCTCTCCAGTCATTGTATATATCCAGACGCAACAATTACAGCGTATAATCTTCCAACTTGTCAACATGAACCAAAGAATCAGTGTAAATATCCAAATTTATTTTACATGTCAGGTTTGTAtgttacaattaacgaaaaaaaaTTGTTTATTGTTTTGTTCaattaaataaattattattaacttataaatacattattaattataaattctaATTATAAGTGTTAATGTTATAGTTAATGTTATGTTATGAACTTATTTATATAGTGTATTAATTTAATAGTATACTAAATACTAAATAAACTTATAaatacattattattaattataaattctaATTATAAGTGTTAATGTTATGTTTTTGTTATGTTATGAACTTATTTATATAGTGTATTAATTTAATAGTATACTAAAAGTAAATACTAAATAGTAATACGTGCAGTTATATATCCAATTATATGTTTCATGAAACTGGGCAGTTAACTTCTTCAAACAATATTCCCTCCATTACTAAAATTTCGAAATTAAATTTGATACTTCCTTACACTATGTGCAGTTATTTCCCTCTAAAGTAACTGCCCAGTAATTATAAGCCCTATATAAGTATTCAACATCAGATTACTTACAAAATCATAACATCTCATACACATTTTTCTGTCTACCAATGGCAGACGTTGCTGAATTCACCCCTTTGAACCAACTCAACAATGAGATGCCACACAGTCGAGTTCATGTCAAGGTTTTTGTCAATTGGAAAAAGACCTATTTCAACAATCCTCACTCTGCAATGGCGATCGAGTTGATCTTGATCGACTTTAAGGTATGCATTACTTGTATTCATGTTTAAAATTGTATCTTTTACTAATTTTTTCGTTTACTTTGTTTATGTTTGAAATAATGTTTACATGTTTATGCTATTATCCTTTATGTTTTGTATGACTCATGTTTGTTATTAGTGTATTGTAATTTTGTTTTTTTCAATTAAGCTGCCTTTTCTTTCCATTTTATGTCTTACACTTTCTCATTATAAAAATTTAGAGTAATAAGATACGTGCTACAATTACCAAAAACCTGATTCCGTTTTACGAGCACACCTTTCAAGAAGGACGTTTCTTTAATTTAGCCAATTTTGGTGTTGTTGAGTGTGATGACAAGGTGATGCTTGTCAATCATAAGTGGAAGATTCTTATGTACCGAACAAGCTCGGTTGTAACTTGTCCATCATTTGAGCTACAACATGATGGCTACCAAACTGTTCCTTTTGGTCATATTACTGAGTGGAAGATCAACACGACCCAAGTTTTTGGTACATATTTATATTACATTACTATTTCTTATAACTtaagtgaatttttttttaactgaTGTTACTTATTTTATTATATGGTATTGTTCatacataaatatttatttatgtacacACAGTTTTTTATATGCTATTGTTCATAAAAATTTATTATATGGTATCGCTTCATTAAGatgtttgatacatatgttatctTATTTTGTGTAGACGTAGTTGGCCGTCTTGTCGAAATGGACCCACTAAGGGTTAAGCGCGAGAAAGGCGTTGACACAAAATCCATTGAGTTCCTGTTAATGAATGCTAGGTATGCAAAAACTTGTATAACAAGTAATCACTACAATATATCATTAACTAATGATTTTGTGTATTTAATCTTATGTCTGAATATGGTTATTGTTTTTTACCATACACCAGCGGAACCCGCATCAAATGTGCTTTATGGGCACACCATGCCACAAAACTCTATGATTATGTGTCTGGGCACAACAACACTGACTTGCCAATCTATGTTCTAATTCATAACTGTAAAGTCAGGAGCTGGCAAGGTATAATTACCTTATGTTTCTTATTTTATTTATACTAATGTAGTTTACACTTTTGCGTTTGTATAGTTATTAACATAATCTCATGCGAAATGCTGTTTATATGGTTCAGGCTGTCCACAAGTGTCTAATCAGCTATGGGGTTCTCGTGTTTACCTTAATGAGGATGTTCCACCGATCATTACAATCAAAGCTCAGTATGTTTAACACCCGTTTCTCATTATGTCTATTTATCTTAACATTTAAAACTTATAATCAGTCGAGTTCAGTCTTTTATCATTCTAATTGTATTTCAACATATGATATTCTTTCAGGTTTGATCTTCATCTTGAAGGCGATAACAATAGCGTCACTCCTGTAACTGAATTGAAGGTGGCAACTGTATTGCAAACTGCAATTGATCTTTTCTCCAAACAtgagtgtgatgacccagaaatttcgactaaatttaaacttaatctttgtatgattaacatttccgacacaataagcaaagtctgtaaaactgaatctcaaaatttttgaattacttttatatatttaaatacccttcggttgttttcgacgattcgcgaacaattatatgtaaatagatacatatatactataacatgaaaaggtaacaatgtattaattgtttgataccgtacattaaacttattggtttaaatatctatttgaatgtatatgataagttgaaatatttattattaaaatttatttataaataacttccaatgtgtatttaaaaactgatttatgtatattaaaaagatatatacatatatataataaacgatagtaacattcgtttattgattcaattgatatttagataagttaactaaagcgtttaagatgaaccagttaaacactaatttgctacagtgttttcaaattgccacattactcaaaatgctacagtgttttcgaaaatcactatttgctacagtgaaattgacttgctacagtgaattgctacagtaactttgttacagtaaaatactatttcaaaatgaaaatgtatatattatatatattaacaaatagcgaggcgatgatttatagaagtaaatgaccaaaacatttgaaagtttaagttatactatgagtggtatagtttatgaataatttaaggctatattttgacaaaggtacgtgacacgaaacgtaaaatgcaagtgttctaaaggtacgaaaggacattcgaaaaattggaaccgggacataagtcgagtgatgacgtacgacttatcggaacaaaaattacaagtcaactatgcacatgaatttaatataatatataattaattatataaattatatatattatatttatattaatttaatattatgtcgacaaacaagaaaacaaaaatttgtgagctggaatctgaggccatgcgatcgcatggccacaagcctataaatccatgcgatcgcatggaggcaaaagtctggcctgatgctataaaatggcattttgctcgacACATTAACACATACACatgcatattactccgtatttattattattattattattattattattattattattattattattattattattattattattattattattattaagattaatattattaataatcttattattattattattaattagtattatacataaaatactacgacgaggttatgagcttgtcactttcaaaatggtttccaagcgagctagagctaagaaaattatgggttattcccaagaaaattatgggtaatgttcgggggtatttttgtgaatcaaacctcgtgtttatcatctccgatgcgtctacgtgctttcctacaatattgtatatcaatattaaaaagtgagttcattgatccctttttatacatatttttgggctgagaatacatgcgatgttttataaaatgaatacaaaaactaaaactgatatgcgtgagttcatatgatccctttcctcatatatttttgggctgagaatacatgcaaatgctttattaaccgatatacaatatttatatgcgtgagtttcatttgctccctttttaattgcttttgcaatctatatttttgggctgagaatacatgcactttattttaatcgcaatggatacaagtacatactaaattctacaccgagtttgaaccgaaaatcccttagctttggtaactagtaactgccggttataagaactggtgggcgcgagtagttatatatggatccatagggcttgatatccccgtccgagctagagcactagccttttaacggacgtatgctatttgagaagcgtacacgttggtttgcgtgtattattaagatgattatacaaagggtacaaattatataaacgttaaagtttagttaccagggtgctcaattttgtagaaccgattgataaacgtttcggatgaaacaactgaaatcttgtgatccaccttttatgtaaaacctattgataaacgttttgaataaaacaactgaacttttgtaatccacattgatatacggattatgtgtaatattaaaactatgaactcaccaacctttgtgttgacacttgaagcatgtttattctcaggttccctagaagtcttccgctgtttgcttatatgttagacaagctatgtgcatggagtcatacatggcatatttttcaaggaaacgttgcattcaccaaatcatcaccatgtatcttattttgactgtattgtcaacggaagtactattgtaaactattatttacagtgattgtctatatgtagaaatcatcagatgttgaaaacctttgatttaaatattcatttatggtgtgccttttcaaaagaatgcaatgtttacaaaacgtatcatatagaggtcaaatacctcgcaatgaaatcaatgaatgacgtattgtccatcgTCACAATGAGGCAAAGAATATACAGGATGTGCTTCATATTAATGAGGTTGTCTGCAATAATCTTATGAATTAATCTTTACCTGTACTAATTGTTATGTTCGCATTTTTTACTTCATAAGTCATACTTACTTACAGCGTAACACCTGCTGTTTTGTATCCATACTAGGTGACCAACTGCATTGTACGTGGAAGAGTTCAGAAAATAATTGCTGAGGAAGGATGGTTCACTTACACTTGTATGAAATGCAACAAAAAAGTTTCATCAAGACATTGTGTTGACACAAATGCTTCGGTATATGATTGTGACACTTGCGGAGATGTGAAGCAAGTTTACCCGAGGTACCGTAACGTATTTTCATAATTAACTCAACCTTAGACGTCAAAGTTTTTAATACTACGCTCACTGACATGTTTTTTTACCATTTTTTATCTTCAGAATTAGGACCACAATAAGAGTAGCTGACAGTTCCGGCGAGTGCACGTTAGTTTTGTTTGACTCGCAACTATCTAAGATGGTTAAGAAGAGTGTTGCTTGGTTACGAGAAAAAGCTGAACAAGTAATATCCAAAAATATATATCgaattttaattataaaataaaatgttGTATCTATTTTTCCGAATATAACTCATCATAATAATTAGAGCATGGTGCTTATTATATAAGATAAAAAAAAGTTCCCTTACAAGAACCAATCGTATCCATACATCAGTTGTATATCACACAAATCTGATGGTGTAGATTTATCTACATTAAGTTTTATCTCATCATAATAATTAGAATTTTAATGTTTTTTACAGTCCGGTAATCCTTATAAGCCACCCACCGAGTTAAACGACATATTGCTCAATCCTTTTGTATGGCACGTAAAGGTCACTGACTTTAATGTTCACTATAATTACTTTGGCTTTACCGTCGAATCTGTAACCGATGATATGGATGTATTCAAAGTCATTGATGACAAGCTTAATGGGGAGCAAGGTGTTGTGAATGATGTACCTACAACTGCTGATGTACAGATTGCTCCAAATCAGGTTGTCGAATATTTTTATGTTTATTTTCCAGTTTATTTTTTATGTTTCTCTACGGTTATATTGATGTTTCACTGTTACTATAGATTGTGACCGATGTGAAGACTGTCATACAAAGTACTGAAGCTTCTGCTGCAGTCAATCCAATGGAAGCTGAAATGAAAACCTGGATGAAAAGGACCGTTGTTTTATACAGATACTACGGAAGAAAGCTCGAAACAAAGAGTATGTAAAAAGGTCAATCGAACGAAAAAAGGTAAATTAGAAATCAGTTGACATGTTTAACATCTTGAAGTATAAACTCTTTGTACATTTTTGccccttttttttttaattttaatttatatatgttgTTAATTGtccaattatatatttatatgtatatatactattGCGTTGCAGGCATATGTTCAACGTTTGGAAGATGAAAACAAAAACATGTCCAACTTGATTGCGAATGCAAACTTAATTCACAAGCAGGTTTATTTTCAATCCTAATCCAATATGATTTTCATATAAATTTGCAAAATTTACAAATATTTTACATCATTATTCTGTAATTTCATTTTATTGACCCATTTGTAGGATTTGATTCCAGCAAATAAAACTATTATTTTCCCAGAGTCAACTGAAACTggtatgttatacatataactgttatttATAATGTGTTTATaaattttatgtttatatttacACTATGATATTgtcaataaatatttatattttgctTCAGAATCTCTCAAATTCGGTGAAGTTTACAAGTCATGGTTTAATGCACATAATGATCTTATTTCTCGCCTGCGTGCTGCAA comes from Rutidosis leptorrhynchoides isolate AG116_Rl617_1_P2 chromosome 4, CSIRO_AGI_Rlap_v1, whole genome shotgun sequence and encodes:
- the LOC139840479 gene encoding uncharacterized protein encodes the protein MADVAEFTPLNQLNNEMPHSRVHVKVFVNWKKTYFNNPHSAMAIELILIDFKSNKIRATITKNLIPFYEHTFQEGRFFNLANFGVVECDDKVMLVNHKWKILMYRTSSVVTCPSFELQHDGYQTVPFGHITEWKINTTQVFDVVGRLVEMDPLRVKREKGVDTKSIEFLLMNASGTRIKCALWAHHATKLYDYVSGHNNTDLPIYVLIHNCKVRSWQGCPQVSNQLWGSRVYLNEDVPPIITIKAQFDLHLEGDNNSVTPVTELKVATVTNCIVRGRVQKIIAEEGWFTYTCMKCNKKVSSRHCVDTNASVYDCDTCGDVKQVYPRIRTTIRVADSSGECTLVLFDSQLSKMVKKSVAWLREKAEQSGNPYKPPTELNDILLNPFVWHVKVTDFNVHYNYFGFTVESVTDDMDVFKVIDDKLNGEQGVVNDVPTTADVQIAPNQIVTDVKTVIQSTEASAAVNPMEAEMKTWMKRTAYVQRLEDENKNMSNLIANANLIHKQDLIPANKTIIFPESTETESLKFGEVYKSWFNAHNDLISRLRAAMLSNETDTALSPIIKTVFDHLKSFFSKKVGI